The following proteins come from a genomic window of Melospiza melodia melodia isolate bMelMel2 unplaced genomic scaffold, bMelMel2.pri scaffold_32, whole genome shotgun sequence:
- the LOC134434186 gene encoding olfactory receptor 14A16-like, which translates to MSNSSSISHFLLLALADTRHLQLLHFCLLLGISLAALLGNGLIISAVACGHHLHTPMFFFLLNLALSDLGSICTTVPKAMHNSLWDTRDISYKGCATQVFLLIFFMGAEYFLLTVMCYDRYVSICKPLHYGTLLGSRACAHMAAAAWASAFLNALLQTVNTFPVPLCHGNALGQFFCEIPAILKLSCSHSKLREFGLLVFSICVSFDCFVFIVFSYVQIFRAVLRIPSEQGRHKAFSTCLPHLDVLSLFLSTGTFAHLKPPSMSSPSLDLALSVLYSVVPPALNPLIYSLRNQELKAAVWTMMTGCFQEH; encoded by the coding sequence atgtccaacagcagctccatcagccacttcctcctgctggcattggcagacacgcggcacctgcagctcctgcacttctgcctcttgctgggcatctccctggctgccctcctgggcaacggcctcatcatcagcgccgtagcctgcggccaccacctgcacacgcccatgttcttcttcctgctcaacctggccctcagtgacctgggctccatctgcaccactgtccccaaagccatgcacaattccctctgggacaccagggacatctcctacaaaggatgtgctactCAGGTTTTTCTGCTGATCTTCTTCATGGGAGCAGAGTATTttctcctgactgtcatgtgctacgaccgctatgtgtccatctgtaaacccctgcactacgggaccctcctgggcagcagagcttgtgcccacatggcagcagctgcctgggccagtgcctttctcaatgctcttctGCAAACAGTCAATACATTTCccgtgcccctgtgccatggcaatgccttgggccagttcttctgtgaaatccccgccattctcaagctttcctgctcacactcaaagctcagggaatttgggcttctTGTGTTTTCCATCTGTGTATCATTTgattgttttgtgttcattgttttctcctatgtgcagatcttcagggctgtgctgaggatcccctctgagcagggacgtcacaaagccttttccacctgcctccctcacctggacgtgctctcccttttcctcagcacaggcacatttgctcatctgaagcctccctccatgtcctccccatccctggatctggccctgtcagttctgtactcggtggtgcccccagccctgaaccctctcatctacagcctgaggaaccaggagctcaaggctgccgtgtggacaatgatgactggatgctttcaggaacattaa